In Hydractinia symbiolongicarpus strain clone_291-10 chromosome 4, HSymV2.1, whole genome shotgun sequence, the following proteins share a genomic window:
- the LOC130642391 gene encoding uncharacterized protein LOC130642391 — protein sequence MSKNLTKYRCHNFYTNIYPFAYPSYNSNTHHCYHGKIYLKTYYRYCGKYLYDIRTHFCFKGKSHPSSLYRACGNNLCKRKKQFCFKGKCYLRSSFSICGWNVCHKRSELCFKGKCYLRKYYAICGYNVCNKDKCFFFRNKCYLRTKYFICANQRVCKFHTDFCLKGIYYNQRWYKICGHHVCSLHSQFCFKGKYYQTSKYFICHNQRVCSRHTLIYASRDNATTRDCTESAGTIFATYTLNFGNPSTSFVETNSYAIDTLSFVTNTTATHAVCGKRIYVQKYYWCHGGLLYKKALYDYCGKAIYHKTQYLCHWGKAVPNKPY from the exons ATGAGTAAAAATTTAACCAAATATCGTTGCCACAATTTCTACACAAACATATATCCATTTG CCTACCCAAGTTACAATTCAAACACACATCACTGCTATCATGGAAAAATTTACCTGAAGACGTACTATCGTTATTGTGGAAAATATCTTTATGACATCCGAACACATTTCTGCTTCAAAGGAAAATCTCATCCATCAAGCCTCTACAGAGCATGCGGAAACAACCTTTGCAagagaaaaaagcaattttGCTTCAAAGGAAAATGTTACCTTAGATCTTCCTTTTCCATCTGTGGTTGGAACGTCTGTCACAAAAGATCCGAATTATGTTTCAAAGGAAAGTGCTACCTTAGAAAATACTATGCTATCTGTGGATACAATGTTTGCAACAAAGACAAATGTTTCTTTTTCCGCAACAAGTGTTATCTCAGAACCAAGTATTTCATCTGCGCTAATCAACGTGTATGCAAATTTCACACCGACTTCTGCTTAAAGGGAATCTACTACAACCAAAGATGGTACAAGATTTGTGGACATCATGTATGCAGCCTTCACTCCCAATTCTGCTTCAAGGGAAAATACTACCAAACtagcaaatattttatttgccacAATCAACGCGTATGCAGCCGACACACACTGATTTATGCTTCAAGGGACAATGCTACAACACGAGATTGTACAGAATCTGCGGGCACAATATTTGCAACTTATACTCTCAATTTTGGAAATCCAAGTACTTCGTTTGTGGAAACCAACTCGTATGCGATCGATACACTCAGTTTTGTCACAAATACAACTGCTACACATGCTGTTTGTGGAAAACGAATCTATGTCCAGAAGTACTACTGGTGTCATGGAGGATTACTTTACAAGAAAGCACTCTATGATTACTGTGGAAAAGCCATCTACCACAAAACCCAATACCTATGCCACTGGGGAAAAGCTGTTCCAAACAAGCCATATTAA